A window of Oscillatoria sp. FACHB-1407 genomic DNA:
TTTGCCGTGTGGCCCTCGTCTGAAAACTGCTGCAAACCGGATTTCTGGGATTACTCGGCAACCTAAACGAATGCCAATGCGTGAAAGCAGATGGCATTGCCCCAGTCAGCAGGTTCAGAGAGAAAGTAATTAATATCACAAGCAAACTACCTCATCTTCTTAGCAAGAGCGACATACACAGAGTCAGTAAATACACTGCTTTCCATGACAGCTTGAGTGTAATACGCCACACTTATTATCAAAAAACAAGTGTGCGATCGCTGAATTAAAGACGATCAAATTCAGCTAAAATGCTGATTACGCAATTCAAACTCATCATTCTTCCATCCCAGATAGATTGATGAAAGAGGATTTCAGACGCAGGCACAACAGAAAAGCCCCTTCCGTATCCAGTAGTTGAATGAAAAATCACTACTGCCAGGTGGAGTTCTCTTTAAATACACTCTGTTTTTGCAAAATAACGGACTGTAACCAAAAAGATGCCGTAATAACCCTGATGTCGAGAGTGTTATTTTTGATGTAAGTATATCGAATTTCAGTAAGTCTTGTAGATAAAGTTTACGCAAAGATTAATGTTTACACCCTAAGCAAGACAAGCAGTTGGAGTTCTTCAAAACCTCCAACTGTTGTAAGCCAAAAATCATGAAACACTAAATTACAACCAGTTACCAACAATGATGTAAGGTGCCCAGTAATAGGGATGCCTACGAAATTCAGGAACGGCAAGGATTTCCAGTTGAGCCTGTCGCAATGCCCCTGCTTTCGTTAAACCGCCGTTGATCAACCCGTCGTAAAATTTATCCATCAGCATGGCAGTTGCTGCATCATTGACTTGCCACAGCGTTGCCAACGTGCTTCTTGCCCCTGCTCTCACCGCCATTCCAGCAAGTCCTAACGCTGCCAGATTGTCACCTACTGCGGTCTGACACGCACTCAAGACCAGTAGTTGAATGGGATTGGTTTGGGTCAAGTCAGCGTTTTGCAGCAACCCGTTGAGTTGATTAATGTCAATTCGTCCATCCCAGGTCAAGATAAACGTTTGATCAAAGGTTGAGCCAAATTTGCCATGTGTTGCCATATGCACAATGGTGGACGGATTTGAGGTGATTGCATCTTTCAACTCAGGGCTTGTAAAGCTCTCATTCACCAACGTGCGGGTTGGAACCTCCTGCCCAATCCGTTCTAGCTCCGGTACAACATTGGGCAATGCCGGAAATCCCTGACGAGCCGCCGTCAATCCCGCGCCTAAAACACTCACCTCACCCCGTTCTAAAGGACGCGGATCTAAGAGTTGCAACCCCGGTGTGAGAGCTAAATCATATTTCTCTAAAAGGAACTTCTGTCCATCATTGAGCACTGCCATAGGCACGTTTCTGAGCGAACCATCCAGCACAAAGACCAGTGTTTTCACATCTGCGTCTGCCAATGTCGATTCTGCGGGACGCATGATCCAGTCGTACATCCGTTGAGCCAATGGCAGAAACGTACGACTCGTACGATTCGTGAGCGATCGCCGCAATTGAGCAATGGTTCTCTCTATCGTTGCCTTTGGTACTGAACTGGAATATCGTTGCAGGTCTTGCTGGGGCAACCGCAGGATCACTTCTAAGCGATCAGGCAACAGGATTGGGTAAATAACAGCCGCTTGTTGATCGATATTGTCAATATCAACCGGGGTCGCATCCAGACACGCTTCTCGAAAGAAGTTATCCAACTCTGCCAATTGCAACGACTCGATCACCTTGCGGGCTTTTTCAAGTTTTGCCTGACTGGGTTCACCTTGATTCGGGGTGAGCAGGAGGCTGACCAACTCTCGGTGAACAGGTTCCACTCCCTCTTGAAACGACAGTTGCACCTCTGGACTGATAGCCACTAAATCAGTACGGAGGGTTTGCAGACTATCCACAGCGGCACTGTAGGCAGCGATCGCCTCCTCGATTTTGCCTTCAGCTTTGAGCAACCGTCCCAGTTGCCACTGCCAGCGATAGGCAATGTCCAGAGCACGGGCATCCTGCGCTAACACAAGAGCCGATTCAGTCAGTTGTTTGGATTCTGACCACTGTTGGGTCTTCTCATACAAACTCCCCAAACTCCCTACAACAAAGGACTCTGCTCGTGGATTTTGCAGCGTTTGAGCCTGTTGTCGAGCCTCGCTGAGAATTTGTGCCGCCTGTAGAACCGACGGTTGCAGTGCTCTGGGTGTGGGAGTGCGATCGCTCAACTGCACCAGGCTTTGAGCAAAGTTCACCTTTGCATAAACGAGGGCTTGGCTGGGGGGCAGTTGATCCAGATTGGCTGCAATTTGAGGGACGAGAGATTGAGCCAGTTCATATTGTTCCACCTCAATGGATAAGCTGAGCCGATTCAGTCTTGCCTGCGTCTGTACTAACAGAGATGGGCTTTGAGATTCTGCCGATTGATAGAAATCCAGCGCAACCTGAAAATCACCTTGAGCACGAGCAGTATTTGCCAAACTGAGATAGGTCGCGCCGACTTGCTCCAAAATTTGCAGACGTTGACCGACCACTAAACTCTCGTTTAAGGCGGTTCGTGCCGCATCAAAGGCTCCAACATACTGTAAGGCATCTCCCAAACTGCGAAATGCAATGGCTTTGGTCGCCGAGTCGGGCTGTTGTTGCAACTGTTCTGTTAGCGGAGTGAGGGTAGCGATCGCCCGACGATAAAACCCCAACGATTGCAGAGCTTGTGCTTGATTCACCTGGCTCCGCAGCAAACCTTCCTGATCGTTTGACCGTTGATAGATGGCAGTCGCAGTTTCCCAGGTGGCAAGAGCCTCTTCCAGTTGCCCCTGATGCAGTTGCGCCAAGCCTTGCAAGTCCAGTAATCGCGCCTCAACGATTGAGCGATCGGGTTCACTGATCACGTCCAGTTGGTTAAAGCCAGTGGTCAGGGTTTGGTCTACGGCTGACCAATTGCCCAATGCCTGATAGACCAATGCCAGATTTCGCAATGCCATTACCTGTTGCACCGACTTGCCCTGTTGGGCGTAGCCTTGAATCGCTTGTTGGAGTGGGGCGATCGCCTCAGAGTACCGTTGTGCTTCGTAGAGGCGTTGTCCTTCCTGATCCAGTGCCTCCGGATTGTTAGAGGCTGACTGTTCGGTCATGCCAACCGCAGGATGAGTGGCGATCGTCGGAGCCACTACACACACCACAGTCGTCAGCAGAGCGATCACTAACAATACGGTGGCTCTACGTCTCAATCGCCAACTGGGTTTACGTGTCATTTGCGCTAAACCCTGACTTAAAACGGACTGTACACGATCGAGAAATAGACTCCGTTTTCTTGCCATGTGTCTCCCTCCTGGCTGACATCAACGAGTGGAATACCCCAATCAATTCGGGCAGTTAACGTATCTTGCATCTGCCACTGAAGCCCCAGTCCTGCTGACAGTAGCGTTCTCGGATCAGGTTGGGGATCATTTGCATTCCAGCCACTGCCAAAATCGATGAAGGGAACGATTTGCAACACTCCATCCAGACGGCGCGATCGCAAAATGGGCAAGCGCACCTCCGCCGAAACGAGCACTCCGTTATCGGTTAAAAGCGTGTCTTGACGATAGCCCCGCACTGTCGTTTGCCCACCCAAACCAAATTGCTCTAACGACACGAGGCTACTATCGGCTAACTGCACCTCTCCCCGCAATAAAAACAGCGTATCGGGAGCCAGGAGCCTTACCCACTGCCCCTGCCCTCGCCAGCTAAAGAAACGCCCATCGGGTCCAACCTCATTAACCGTTGCATCCAGAGCATCTAAGCCAAAGCTAAATTGAGAGCGGGCAGCCAAGACTTCTCGGTTGCCTCGGTGTGTCCAGTCCTGTGAGAATTGCAGGATCGATAGGCGAGTTCGCCCTTCGGCGTCAGATCCCGCGACCGGAAAGGGAATTGATTCGCCCACAATGTCTTCCAGATACTCGCTACGGCTTTCCTGGCGAGAGGCAGTCAAGCTCAGGGCAAATTCCTCAGTTGGTGTTTGTACGAGAGGTTGACGATAGGTGAGTTCGTAGTAGCGGGAGTCTGACTGGATATCGAGGACATTAAACGGTTCCTCAATGACCGAGCTATCGGCAATACCAACACTAAAACTCAACGTGCCATTGCGGGGATTGATCGGCACTGTGTAGAGCAAATCCGCTGCATTGCTACCTCTGGTGTTGGTGTAGCCCACACTGAGCGTATCCCCCACACCCAGCAAGTTCGCCTGGTTTACCTGCACACCTCGCCGCCAACTACCGACCGCAGGCGATCGCCCATTATTTGTCACGATTTGCAGACTAAAGGGATCAGCTTCTGTCACCTGCACATTCAAAATATTTGCCCCAGGACGGGGGCTAGAGGCTAACTCAGCGGTGATATTTTCAATTTGAGGTTCCAATTGCAGCAACCGCAAGCCCTCAACTAATTGATTCAAGTTGAAAGGGGTTCCTGCCCTGAGACGCAGGCGATCGCTCACATAACTGGGTCGCAAGCGGCGAGTACCCGTAATGTTGAACTGCTCAATTTCGCCTTCTACCACCTCGATTCTCAGAACCCCATCCACTGGGGTTTGCGGGGGAATGTAAGCTCCAGAGTTGATGTAACCGCGATCGACATACAGTTGCGTAATCGCCGATCGCACCTCTAACAGTTCTGCAAACGTTAGGCTCCGGTTTGCATAGGGAGCAGTCACGGTTGCCAACTCATCTGGGGTGAAGACGGTGTTGCCTATGATTTCAAACTCCCGGACAAACAACCTGTCCTCATCGGTCGTCGGGGGAGCAACTGGCTCCGGCAACGGAACTGGCGTTGGCACAGGTTGCAGCAATGTGTCGGGTGGTGGTAGTAGAGGCTGTGGTTCTGGTAGGCGATCGCGTGATGGGGGTCGAAGTGTATCTGGAGGTAAGGCTTGACCCAAGAGAATAGGGGCAGCACTGGCATCAGAAACAGAATGGATTATGGATGACCCCTCCACTCCAGCAGGGGTTGCAGGGCTTAGTTTTACGTTTCCTACAGGGGCAACGTCTGACACCTTGGAATATTCGGACAGTCTTGCCACATCGCTGATCTTGGGTAGGGTTGCCGCACCACAACTCTCTACCATACCTGCTACTAGCCCCATGGTTTCAAAAGCAACCCACACACCCCCGATACGGAACCATAAACCCCACTTTTTGACACCCACTGTTCACCCGTACTCCCGCTCTGATAAAGACTTGAATCTATTAAATTTTCTTGATTGATAAAAAATACTCTACGGGTTTAAGCATCTTTTTATACATCTCTTTAACATTTCATTAGATTCTAATTGGTTAGTGACTCGCTTCAACAAGTGATTTATTCAGAGGTCACGATGGGCGTACAGACGTACACAAGTTGCAATTTTGTGAGGAAGAGAGGCGAATTTAATGCTGAAATAGAAGCATGAGACAGACACGACGAGCTTTTCTTCAACAACTGGGAATGACGCTGGGTGCTCTTAGCTTCAGCGACCTGAGCTTGTCGGTACTAACCCGCTATCAGCAAGCCTTAGCACAGCCCACTCAGCGAAAATTGGCGTTGTTAGTTGGGATTAACCAATATCCAGAGCAGGTATGTGACTACGTCCCGGTGCGGGGGAATGCCTTGAATGGGTGTCTCACTGATGTCGAGTTGCAGCGAGAGCTATTGATCCATCGGTTTGGGTTTCAACCGAGTGACATTTTGACATTGACTGACCAGCAAGCCACTCGTCAGGCGATCGAAGAAGCGTTTGTGTCCCATTTGATTGAGCAAGCTCATGCGGGTGATGTGGTTGTGTTTCACTTCAGTGGCTTGGGCAGTCGGGTAAAAGTCGATGCCACAACGGATGCAATACAAAACAGCCTTGTCCCGATTGATGGAGTTTTGCCAACCGAGGAGAACCCAGCCATTCATGACTTGTTACTGGACACATTGAATTTGTTGGTGCGATCGCTCCCCACAGATCAGGTCACCACTGTCTTAGATTTGAGCTACGCCGATCTCAATAAAGTCACTCAGAACAACTTGCGCATCCGTTCTCGCCCCAGCACCCCCACAGGACAACTCAACGATCGGGAACTGGCATTTCAAGAGCAGCTTTTGAGCCGACTGAAACTCTCTCGTAACGCCCTTGCCAATCCACGTTTAGAGTATCCCGGCATCACACTGACGGCTGCTCGTAGCCAACAAGGGGCGATCGAGGCACAGTGGAGTGGCTTTAGTGCGGGGTTGTTTACCTACGCGCTGACTCAACAACTCTGGCAATCCACCCCTACGACCACCGTGCGGGTTACCTTTAATCAAGTCGTCCATCTGATGAACCAGAGTGCAGGCGACGAACAGCAACCTCAACTCAGTGGCGCGAAGGGTCAGGGTTCTGACACAGCTTATCACCTCGCCACGTTGACCCCTGCTGCTGATGGGGTTGTCACCGCGATCGAAGACGATGGCAAAACGCTACAGCTTTGGATGGGTGGCTTACAGAGCAGCGTGCTGGATTATTACGGCAGTAACACGGTATTGGCACTGGAACCCCAAGACGAATCGGTTGCGGTCACTGTCAGCGATCGCCCCCAAGACTCCACTCCACTATCTTCTGACTCTGAATTGTCAGCCTCACCCGCTTCAACAAGTCATTTATTACAGGTGCGATCGCGAGAGGGATTAATCGTCAGAGCACGACTCCTAAACCCCACTGCACCAATAACCCCAACAGTCGGTCAGTTTGTGCGGGAAACTGTGCGCCTGTTGCCTCGTAATATCAGCCTCGGCATCGCTCTCGACTCAACCTTAGAGCGGATTGAGCGCGTGGATGCGACCAGTGCCTTTGCGGCGGTGCCCAAGGTGTCAACCGTCGTGGGTGCAGAGCAACCGGCCGATTATGTTTTTGGTCGAGCGATGCCCGATGCCCAGACGGTTGCGACTGATTTAAGCCATTCATCGGACGTGCATCTTGCGGGAGTGATGCCCAATAGCGATGTCTCCCCTAAAGGGAAGTATGGACTGTTTAATTTGGGACGGGCGGCTATTCCCAACACACTCATTCAAGGGGATGAAGCTGTTAAAACGGCTGTCAACCGTCTGACGCCTCAGTTGCGATCGCTCCTGGCGATGAAACTGTTGCGGTTAATCCATAATTCGGATTCCTCTCGGTTGGGAGTGCGGGCAACCCTGGAAGTCATTGCTCCCCAAGAGCAAATCATTGCCCAACAAGAGAGTAGCCGTGCCCCTTGGACTTTGCCCCAAAGCAAGTTAGCGCAGCGTTTGACACCCGATAGCAGCATCCCAACGATCGCCATTGGTAGCCACGTTCGATATCGCTTGCAAAACTACGGCGATCGCCCGGTGTACTTCACGTTGTTAGGTACAGATACTCGCAGTGGTGCGATCGCCCTGTACCCACTATCGCCTACAGAGATAGATCAGCCCGACCTCCAAAACAAAATTGCTCCCGGAGAGACCGTGCTGCTTCCTCCTCCTGCACCTGCCCCTGCATGGGTGATCAACGGTCCCGCAGGCTTGACCGAAACCCATCTGGTATTCAGTCGTGCCCCATTGACGCAATGCACTGCGATGCTGGATACAGCTGTTGGTTCTAACAATACGGTCTATCGAGTGGGGGCACTGGCGAATCCCTTAGAGGTTGTTCACGCTCTGCTACAGGACTTACATCAAGCCAGTGTGGCAGTACGAAGCACGTCTCCCTCTGGGGCGATCGCCCCCGTGATTGACCCACCCTCAGATGCTTATCTGTTGAGCGTCGATGTCTGGGCAGGGTTAAGCTTTGCCTATCGAGTGACGTAGATATCGACTGACGTAGACTATCGACTGACATAGATGTTCGTGTAGCGGCGGTTGCAACCGTTAAAGCTATATTGAATCCACGATCCTGATCTCAACTCAAGTTTAATAGTGTTCCAAACCTGTTGATAGCCTCTGTAAGAACCTCCTGTAGTCTCTCTGGGTAAGGAGGACGGCGACAGCCGGGGGGCACTAGCAACAGATTTAACCCATTACCCTCAAGTTTTTACACTCGTAGAAGTGCTAACCATGCAAACTGAGCTTAAATTAACCTAAAGTTCAGAGAAAAGTGACAAGCTGTGCCATTAAATAAGTGGGTACTTTAGACAGGTAACCTTTTTAACACAACAATAATTTATCCGTGCTCCGTATTGCCTCAAATGCTGTCCATCTGTTATGGCCGTAGCGACACTTGATGGGGCGAAGGCGAGTCAGAAAGCTCTCTAGAATTAGTGTTTGAGCCATTGCCTTTGTCCTAAGCTTTCTGACCAGAGCTATATTTTCTTGAAAACCTGCCTTTACAAGATCAAGCAAACGTAAGTAGACACGGATTCAATAACAAATCTTTTATACTTGGCGATTGAAATCGCAGCTATAGGAGCAACATCAGCTCAGCTTCAGCAAAAGAGTGACGTTTATTTAACTCACTCAAGCCCCATATTTGGCTCTAGTTTGAGTCACATTTCGTGCTGAGAAACTGTTAGCAATTTATTCTCAAAGTTGATCCATATTCAACTCGAAAAAAGAGTGAGATAGATCACAAAAACAAAATGAATCTAATCAAGATTAATTAAAGATCGACGTTTTTGTGACAAAAAAATTTTTCACGATCTATACCCTGCGGCGGTTGTGGTTAGATGACCACCATATTATCGAAAGCGGGGATCGCTCATCAGACAAGCGATCCCCGTTCAAGTTTTATTATTCTCACGTTGCCAGTATTTAGGAAAACTGACATAATAATTAGAAATGTTGACCAACCTTTCTAATTATTATTCTATGCGAGGTTGGTTAATTAAAATACATTTTTGTTCCCTTTGTAACCATAAAACTTACATTTCTAAATTTGGTGTAACAAATGACCACAACTCATTTTCTCGAAAGCAGATTAGAGCAAGAGGCTTTTAAGATGCAAAATATACAATCAATTTATTGTCCAAATTGTGGCAGTTCCGCAGAACGTCACTATTTATCTGCCAGAGCTATGGTTCGCACGCAATGCCCAAGCTGTGACTACTTACTCATCACCTGTTCTCACACAGGTAATGTTGTAGAAGCTTATGCTCCCGGCATTCCGTTTCACCGTTAGAGCCATTCTCGATTCAAGGAGCATGAAGCGATTGAGATGCCATTTTCTGAGTAACGTGAATTCGGGATCAGGATTTTGGCGGTTGAAACCGCAACTGGATGAACAAAACCGACCTGCGTCGGTTCGTCTAAACCCTGGGTTTTCAATAGCTCGCAACGGCAAACCTGGCTCCAGTAGCCAAGAATTCATTTACCAGAGTCTTAACCCACACCACGGTGATTGACAGGTTAGGGGTCGAGGGATAAGGGAGTAGAGGGATAGCTGAAGGGTAACTTCGGTAGCTACTCACTCCTCTACCCCTCCACGATTCTTTGAGGGGTGTTTCACTCTATCTAGGCAGAAATTTTGATTTGAGACGCCCGCAATTGCCCACAAGCTGCATCCGCCTCTAACCCTCTAGAGCGGCGAACGCTGACAGCAATATGACGGTCTTGCAATGCTTTAACAAACGCTTGAATGCGACGGGGCGTAGGACGTTCGTAATCTACTTCCTTAATGGGATTGTAGGGAATCAGATTGACGTGGCTCTGAAAGCCATGTAACTCCTGTGCCAGTTCGTCGGCATGTTCTGGGCGATCGTTCAAGTTGCCCAACAGAATGTATTCAAAAGTGACTCGTCGCCCAGTCTGTTTAACATAGTCCCGGCACTCTTCCAGCAAGGCACTGAGGGGATAATGGCGAGCACTGGGGATGAGTTGTTCTCGTAATGCCTGATTGGGAGCATGAAGACTAATTGCCAGAGTGGCTTGCAGGTGTTGGTCAGCCAATCGGCGAATGTGACCGGGGATGCCTACAGTCGATATGGTGATAGAACGTTGCCCAATGCCGACATCGGTGTTGAGCGATCGCACGGCGACTAATACGTTTTCTACGTTTAACAGAGGCTCTCCCATGCCCATAAACACAATGTTGCTGACCCGTTGCCCAAAATCCTCCTGCACGGTCAATACCTGATCAACAATTTCGTGGGTTGCCAGGTTGCGGATAAATCCTCCCTTACCCGTAGCGCAAAAGTCACACGCCATCGGGCAACCTACTTGAGAAGACACACACACCGTTAACCGCTTCTCTGTAGGAATCCCAACGGTTTCAATAATTTGCCCGTCCTGCATTCGCAACAAAAACTTGACCGTACCATCCGGTGCTGCTGAACGGTAGTGGAGTTGCGATCGCCCAATGGGAACCTCTGCCACCTGCGATCGCCACTGTTTTGAAAATACCGAAATATCTGCCAGCGATCGCGCCCCCTGTTGATAGATCCACTGGTGCAACTGTTTGCCGCGATAGGCGGGTTGTCCTTGCTGCTGCACCCACTCGGTCAACTCCGCCAGCGACAACCCTAACAGAGGTTTGACTCCACGGGCTTGCGTGGGGGAATCGCTCTGTGTGGGTGCATCACTTCTAGATGCATCAGTTTGGTTATGGGAACTGGTCGCTGTCATGGGTCGTTATTAATGCCTCAATCTACTATCTTAAGCCGTGATTTGAAGGATGAGGTGCAACGATGCACAGAGGGGTGCATCTGGCAGACTAAACCCAGCGAATGAATTCGCGGCGATTAGAGCGAAGCCCGCCGACGCGGACTGAGGTTTTGACCCAGGCAGAATCGGTCTGCCACCTTCTCTCAACATACAAGGCAGGTTTTGTTCTGGTCGCTGCGGTTTTAACCGCCACTCCCCTCAGCGTCAGATGCACCCTGCACAGAGCTATATGTTTTGGGGGGAGGTTGCGCGTTCTTTCCCAGGGTTGCAATGTATGCCGATGTGCATCAGTACTCATTGTGGAGGAACCAACAACAAACCCGTCATACAGCAAACTGTGTGCTCAAATACAGTTTTTATCTCTATATCCTGAATACTGTATACAATCAAAGCATTAATGGTAATGTAAACCTTGAATGCTTTGATTCAGATACTTCAATCAGATCCAGTGAATACCTCTCGACCCTCCTATGCAACCCATGGCTTGAGCGATCGCGTGCTGGTCAATGACTGGCATGTGGTGGCGATCGCCGATGCGGTGCAACCGGGTCAGGTTCTTCCTGTTCGACTGTTGGGGGTGGATCTGGTCGTGTGGCGTGGTGGTGAAACGGGGGTGTTAGCCTGGAGCGATCGCTGTCCCCATCGCAGCATTCGCCTGTCAAGTGGGCGCGTCGAGGGCAATACGTTGGTCTGCCCCTATCACGGGTTGGCGTACAACGAACAGGGGCGATGTGTGAATGTGCCCGCTCATCCCGACTACGTTCCGCCCCCACAAGCCTGTATACCCACTTATCGTGTACAGGAACGGTATGGACTGATTTTTGTCTGTTTGGGCGAACCTGAACACGATATCCCTGCGTTTTGGGAGTGGGACGACCCCAACCATCTCAAGTTTTTGTCGGGACCGCACTACTGTCGCTGTGGCGGATTTCGGG
This region includes:
- a CDS encoding CHAT domain-containing protein encodes the protein MARKRSLFLDRVQSVLSQGLAQMTRKPSWRLRRRATVLLVIALLTTVVCVVAPTIATHPAVGMTEQSASNNPEALDQEGQRLYEAQRYSEAIAPLQQAIQGYAQQGKSVQQVMALRNLALVYQALGNWSAVDQTLTTGFNQLDVISEPDRSIVEARLLDLQGLAQLHQGQLEEALATWETATAIYQRSNDQEGLLRSQVNQAQALQSLGFYRRAIATLTPLTEQLQQQPDSATKAIAFRSLGDALQYVGAFDAARTALNESLVVGQRLQILEQVGATYLSLANTARAQGDFQVALDFYQSAESQSPSLLVQTQARLNRLSLSIEVEQYELAQSLVPQIAANLDQLPPSQALVYAKVNFAQSLVQLSDRTPTPRALQPSVLQAAQILSEARQQAQTLQNPRAESFVVGSLGSLYEKTQQWSESKQLTESALVLAQDARALDIAYRWQWQLGRLLKAEGKIEEAIAAYSAAVDSLQTLRTDLVAISPEVQLSFQEGVEPVHRELVSLLLTPNQGEPSQAKLEKARKVIESLQLAELDNFFREACLDATPVDIDNIDQQAAVIYPILLPDRLEVILRLPQQDLQRYSSSVPKATIERTIAQLRRSLTNRTSRTFLPLAQRMYDWIMRPAESTLADADVKTLVFVLDGSLRNVPMAVLNDGQKFLLEKYDLALTPGLQLLDPRPLERGEVSVLGAGLTAARQGFPALPNVVPELERIGQEVPTRTLVNESFTSPELKDAITSNPSTIVHMATHGKFGSTFDQTFILTWDGRIDINQLNGLLQNADLTQTNPIQLLVLSACQTAVGDNLAALGLAGMAVRAGARSTLATLWQVNDAATAMLMDKFYDGLINGGLTKAGALRQAQLEILAVPEFRRHPYYWAPYIIVGNWL
- a CDS encoding ShlB/FhaC/HecB family hemolysin secretion/activation protein encodes the protein MGLVAGMVESCGAATLPKISDVARLSEYSKVSDVAPVGNVKLSPATPAGVEGSSIIHSVSDASAAPILLGQALPPDTLRPPSRDRLPEPQPLLPPPDTLLQPVPTPVPLPEPVAPPTTDEDRLFVREFEIIGNTVFTPDELATVTAPYANRSLTFAELLEVRSAITQLYVDRGYINSGAYIPPQTPVDGVLRIEVVEGEIEQFNITGTRRLRPSYVSDRLRLRAGTPFNLNQLVEGLRLLQLEPQIENITAELASSPRPGANILNVQVTEADPFSLQIVTNNGRSPAVGSWRRGVQVNQANLLGVGDTLSVGYTNTRGSNAADLLYTVPINPRNGTLSFSVGIADSSVIEEPFNVLDIQSDSRYYELTYRQPLVQTPTEEFALSLTASRQESRSEYLEDIVGESIPFPVAGSDAEGRTRLSILQFSQDWTHRGNREVLAARSQFSFGLDALDATVNEVGPDGRFFSWRGQGQWVRLLAPDTLFLLRGEVQLADSSLVSLEQFGLGGQTTVRGYRQDTLLTDNGVLVSAEVRLPILRSRRLDGVLQIVPFIDFGSGWNANDPQPDPRTLLSAGLGLQWQMQDTLTARIDWGIPLVDVSQEGDTWQENGVYFSIVYSPF
- a CDS encoding caspase family protein; protein product: MRQTRRAFLQQLGMTLGALSFSDLSLSVLTRYQQALAQPTQRKLALLVGINQYPEQVCDYVPVRGNALNGCLTDVELQRELLIHRFGFQPSDILTLTDQQATRQAIEEAFVSHLIEQAHAGDVVVFHFSGLGSRVKVDATTDAIQNSLVPIDGVLPTEENPAIHDLLLDTLNLLVRSLPTDQVTTVLDLSYADLNKVTQNNLRIRSRPSTPTGQLNDRELAFQEQLLSRLKLSRNALANPRLEYPGITLTAARSQQGAIEAQWSGFSAGLFTYALTQQLWQSTPTTTVRVTFNQVVHLMNQSAGDEQQPQLSGAKGQGSDTAYHLATLTPAADGVVTAIEDDGKTLQLWMGGLQSSVLDYYGSNTVLALEPQDESVAVTVSDRPQDSTPLSSDSELSASPASTSHLLQVRSREGLIVRARLLNPTAPITPTVGQFVRETVRLLPRNISLGIALDSTLERIERVDATSAFAAVPKVSTVVGAEQPADYVFGRAMPDAQTVATDLSHSSDVHLAGVMPNSDVSPKGKYGLFNLGRAAIPNTLIQGDEAVKTAVNRLTPQLRSLLAMKLLRLIHNSDSSRLGVRATLEVIAPQEQIIAQQESSRAPWTLPQSKLAQRLTPDSSIPTIAIGSHVRYRLQNYGDRPVYFTLLGTDTRSGAIALYPLSPTEIDQPDLQNKIAPGETVLLPPPAPAPAWVINGPAGLTETHLVFSRAPLTQCTAMLDTAVGSNNTVYRVGALANPLEVVHALLQDLHQASVAVRSTSPSGAIAPVIDPPSDAYLLSVDVWAGLSFAYRVT
- the rlmN gene encoding 23S rRNA (adenine(2503)-C(2))-methyltransferase RlmN, with product MTATSSHNQTDASRSDAPTQSDSPTQARGVKPLLGLSLAELTEWVQQQGQPAYRGKQLHQWIYQQGARSLADISVFSKQWRSQVAEVPIGRSQLHYRSAAPDGTVKFLLRMQDGQIIETVGIPTEKRLTVCVSSQVGCPMACDFCATGKGGFIRNLATHEIVDQVLTVQEDFGQRVSNIVFMGMGEPLLNVENVLVAVRSLNTDVGIGQRSITISTVGIPGHIRRLADQHLQATLAISLHAPNQALREQLIPSARHYPLSALLEECRDYVKQTGRRVTFEYILLGNLNDRPEHADELAQELHGFQSHVNLIPYNPIKEVDYERPTPRRIQAFVKALQDRHIAVSVRRSRGLEADAACGQLRASQIKISA